The following proteins are co-located in the Syngnathus scovelli strain Florida chromosome 5, RoL_Ssco_1.2, whole genome shotgun sequence genome:
- the pgap4 gene encoding post-GPI attachment to proteins factor 4, with translation MSEARRFFLQFDFFGGARRSMPPRRRMRCCSVAATQALMAFALTFCVALPAICHRLPHSYYFVRSVYLDVMSRDALRQSLRRGQDALLFWQKAATAATTTTTTTGHPELLVTVVTTRRRREALPYHYLLQVTRQLSGLLGGCGERPCAQVVLCDVESGPDANEDAVLLERHFRVIRRPAGHRLGRPDNTFEREKQDYVFCLRRAFQLALPQNMLVLEDDALPHPDFFGVVKDLLRRRFAARSLYIKLFHPERLQRYWNPEPYRILEWLGLGLLGATLLLQLLSVWNPCRWSLRMSAGHLALLAVYVMAGAELLGRHYLLELRRLSPQLYAVSPATECCTPAMLYPGNASLRVADYLDRAFCFQGNAKDTVLYQVFRDTPGERAHSVEPNLVTHIGAFSSVRPNPAHPKLL, from the exons ATGTCCGAGGCGAGACGGTTCTTTCTTCAGTTTGACTTTTTTGGAGGAGCGCGCCGGTCGATGCCGCCGCGCCGTCGCATGCGCTGCTGCAGCGTCGCCGCCACGCAGGCGCTGATGGCGTTTGCGCTGACGTTCTGCGTGGCGCTTCCGGCCATCTGCCACCGCCTGCCGCACTCCTACTACTTTGTGCGCTCGGTCTACCTGGACGTCATGAGCCGGGATGCCTTGCGCCAGAGTCTGCGGCGCGGTcaggacgctctgctgttctggcaAAAGGcagccaccgccgccaccaccaccaccaccaccaccgggcATCCCGAGCTGCTGGTTACCGTGGTGACGACGCGGCGGCGGCGCGAGGCTCTCCCTTACCACTATCTTCTGCAGGTGACGCGGCAGCTGAGTGGTCTCCTGGGCGGCTGCGGGGAGCGGCCCTGCGCCCAG GTGGTGCTGTGCGACGTGGAGAGCGGGCCGGACGCCAACGAGGACGCCGTACTGCTGGAGCGCCACTTCCGCgtgatccgccggccggccggccaccgCCTCGGCCGGCCCGACAACACCTTTGAGCGCGAGAAGCAGGACTACGTGTTCTGCCTGCGCCGCGCCTTCCAGCTGGCGCTGCCCCAGAACATGTTGGTGCTGGAGGACGACGCCCTGCCTCATCCGGACTTCTTCGGCGTGGTGAAGGATCTCCTGAGGCGGCGTTTTGCCGCACGCTCGCTCTACATCAAGCTCTTCCACCCCGAGCGGCTGCAGCGCTACTGGAACCCGGAACCTTACCGCATCCTGGAGTGGTTGGGTCTGGGCCTGCTAGGCGCcaccctgctgctgcagctcctGAGCGTGTGGAACCCGTGCCGCTGGTCCCTGCGCATGTCGGCCGGCCACCTGGCGCTCCTGGCCGTGTACGTGATGGCGGGCGCCGAGCTGCTGGGTCGCCACTACCTGCTGGAGCTGCGCCGGCTGTCCCCGCAGCTGTACGCCGTGTCGCCCGCCACCGAGTGCTGCACGCCCGCCATGTTGTACCCGGGCAACGCCTCGCTAAGGGTGGCTGACTACCTGGACCGAGCCTTCTGCTTCCAGGGCAACGCCAAGGACACGGTTCTCTATCAGGTCTTCCGCGACACGCCTGGAGAGCGGGCGCACAGCGTGGAGCCCAACCTGGTCACGCACATCGGAGCCTTTTCCTCCGTCAGGCCCAACCCGGCCCACCCCAAACTGCTTTGA
- the rbm34 gene encoding RNA-binding protein 34, whose protein sequence is MTTQFAPSDYRVGEVSGSLRRQKNGAASGKLSALFGGAVPAASVLFRAAPQLPRLSEQSEYPEVKVKGGKKSNGEKTPMMKTEAQRRLESREQSLRSADEAERSPAARKKRGAGEAGLEKGAEQRPPKQQRRQKKRDEDGINQRTVFVGNLPVGCTKKTLLHMFQADGAVESIRFRSMVREDPAVSRRIAAIKQQAHPSARGLNAYVVFKEPRGVTKALQRNGAEFQKDFILRVDRVSSKSVQSHDHKRSVFVGNLNFELNESALRRHFEVCGAVKAVRLVRDRNTGLGKGFGYVLFESGDSVQLALTLEGSKLQGRTIRVKRSVEKEAERAPRRMTAGARGQGGRRTANFHGEMVNPDAPKRAKRRRP, encoded by the exons ATGACGACGCAATTTGCTCCGAG CGACTACCGCGTGGGCGAGGTGTCGGGAAGCTTGCGGCGGCAGAAGAATGGCGCGGCTTCCGGCAAGCTTTCGGCTCTCTTCGGCGGCGCAGTGCCGGCGGCGAGCGTCCTCTTTAGGGCCGCTCCGCAG CTTCCACGTCTCAGCGAGCAGTCGGAGTATCCCGAGGTCAAGGTCAAAGGTGGCAAAAAGTCCAACGGGGAGAAAACCCCCATGATGAAAACGGAAGCCCAGCGAAGGCTGGAGAGCAG GGAGCAAAGCCTCCGCAGCGCCGACGAGGCCGAGCGGTCGCCGGCCGCTCGCAAGAAGCGCGGcgccggggaggcggggctggagaAGGGAGCGGAGCAGCGGCCGCccaagcagcagcggcggcagaaAAAGCGAGACGAGGATGGCATAAACCAGAGGACGGTCTTTGTGGGGAATCTGCCCGTCGGCTGCACCAAGAAG ACGCTGCTGCACATGTTCCAGGCCGACGGCGCCGTCGAGTCCATCCGCTTCCGCTCCATG GTGCGAGAGGACCCAGCCGTGTCGCGCAGAATCGCCGCCATCAA GCAGCAAGCTCACCCATCTGCACGGGGCCTCAACGCCTATGTGGTCTTCAAGGAGCCTCGAGGGGTCACCAAAGCGCTACAAAG GAATGGCGCAGAGTTCCAGAAAGATTTCATCCTGCGCGTGGACCGCGTGAGCTCCAAGTCAGTCCAAAGC CACGACCACAAGCGCTCGGTGTTCGTGGGGAACCTCAACTTCG AGCTGAACGAGTCGGCGTTGCGACGCCACTTTGAAGTATGCGGCGCCGTGAAGGCCGTCCGATTGGTGCGCGACCGCAACACGGGCCTGGGCAAAGGATTTGGTTACGTTCTCTTTGAG AGCGGCGACTCGGTACAGCTGGCGCTGACGCTGGAAGGCAGCAAGCTGCAGGGCCGGACCATCAGGGTGAAAAGGTCTGTGGAGAAGGAGGCGGAGCGCGCCCCCCGGAGGATGACGGCGGGAGCCCGGGGCCAAGGTGGCCGCCGCACGGCCAATTtccacggtgagatggtcaaccCCGATGCCCCGAAACGAGCAAAAAGGCGGCGGCCGTGA
- the tbce gene encoding tubulin-specific chaperone E isoform X1: protein MDADQTEAEVPHDALGRRVSCGDHRATVRFVGTVPPTAGVWLGVEWDDPRRGKHDGRHRGVRYFTCSHPTGGSFVRPSVASFGVDFASAVRRQYATNAADEEISISGRTLEWADVRDRSLESLPTVLLSNCQVNGPGEDGQVLRTTPNVRWLDLSASLLRSWDEVAAIARQLRHLEALLLSFNRLSLPSDPAAHQQAFPNLKVLTLIDCELTWTQVLRCAPMWPKLEELIVENNNITQLQRPPEGVLQGLKCLNVSKNPLDQDSLLELGALPRLEHLIVTDTGLSEVHFPDTAPGEETSVFASLEKLNLSRNNISEWSVIDELSKLPSLRRLWCQENPLASGDGNPKTANQMLIAKLPHLLVLNGSDVPPQERKGAECDYLKMFGEEWLRAAGQSQLSQEFANRHPRYRSLVDKYGAPDEGELTKRQPFALKNQLLKITFVFVDDVARMPLEKKLPASMEVQKVKGLLSRLLKVPAVDLGLSYTCAKLAGPEYRMDNDQKTLFFYAVEDGDTVLVRRS from the exons ATGGATGCGGACCAGACGGAAGCGGAGGTTCCGCACGACGCCCTGGGCCGGCGGGTGTCTTGCGGCGACCACAGGGCCACGGTCCGCTTCGTGGGCACCGTGCCGCCCACTGCGG GCGTGTGGCTGGGCGTGGAGTGGGACGATCCCCGGCGAGGGAAACACGACGGCCGCCACCGAGGCGTGCGCTACTTCACCTGCAG TCACCCGACGGGAGGCTCCTTCGTGCGGCCGTCCGTGGCGAGCTTTGGCGTGGACTTTGCGTCGGCGGTGCGGCGCCAGTACGCGACCAATGCGGCGGACGAGGAGATCAGCATCTCGGGAAGGACGTTGGAGTGGGCCGACGTCCGCGATCGCAG CTTGGaaagcctccccaccgtcctccTCTCAAACTGCCAAGTGAACGGGCCGGGAGAAGACGGGCAAGTCCTCAGAACCACACCGA ACGTGCGCTGGTTGGACCTGAGCGCCTCCCTGCTGCGCAGCTGGGACGAGGTGGCCGCCATCGCTCGACAGTTGCGACATTTAGAGGCTCTTCTGCTCAG CTTCAACAGACTGAGTTTGCCTTCTGACCCCGCGGCCCACCAGCAGGCCTTTCCTAACCTCAAAGTTCTGACTCTCATCGACTGCGAGCTCACGTGGACGCAG GTCCTGCGGTGCGCCCCTATGTGGCCGAAGCTGGAGGAGCTCATCGTGGAGAACAACAACATCACGCAGTTGCAGAG GCCCCCCGAGGGCGTCCTGCAGGGGCTCAAGTGCCTGAATGTTTCCAAAAACCCTCTGGACCAGGACAGCCTGCTGGAGCTGGGCGCTCTGCCAAG ACTGGAGCACTTAATCGTGACCGACACCGGGTTGTCCGAAGTTCACTTCCCGGATACCGCGCCAG GAGAGGAGACGTCCGTCTTTGCGTCCCTGGAGAAGCTCAACCTGAGCAGGAACAACATCTCTGAG TGGAGCGTGATCGACGAGCTGTCCAAGTTGCCGTCGTTGCGTCGTCTTTGGTGTCAAGAGAACCCGTTGGCCAGCGGCGACGGCAACCCCAAGACGGCCAACCAGATGCTCATCGCCAAGCTGCCGCACCTCCTTGTCCTCAACGGATCCGAT GTGCCCCCTCAAGAGAGGAAGGGAGCGGAGTGCGACTACCTGAAGATGTTCGGGGAGGAATGGCTGCGGGCCGCGGGGCAGAGTCAACTGAGCCAGGAGTTCGCCAATCGCCATCCTCGTTACCGCAGCCTCGTTGACA AGTACGGCGCTCCTGACGAAGGCGAGCTGACCAAGCGCCAACCGTTTGCTCTTAAGAATCAGCTGTTGA aaatcacatttgtgtttgTGGACGACGTGGCGAGGATGCCGCTGGAGAAGAAGCTTCCAG CCTCAATGGAGGTCCAGAAGGTCAAAGGCCTGCTGTCTCGACTCCTGAAGGTTCCCGCGGTCGACCTGGGGCTCAGCTACACCTGCGCCAAG CTTGCAGGTCCCGAGTACCGCATGGACAACGACCAGAAGACTTTGTTCTTTTATGCCGTGGAGGACGGAGACACGGTCCTCGTGCGGCGCTCGTAA
- the tbce gene encoding tubulin-specific chaperone E isoform X2 encodes MDADQTEAEVPHDALGRRVSCGDHRATVRFVGTVPPTAGVWLGVEWDDPRRGKHDGRHRGVRYFTCSHPTGGSFVRPSVASFGVDFASAVRRQYATNAADEEISISGRTLEWADVRDRSLESLPTVLLSNCQVNGPGEDGQVLRTTPNVRWLDLSASLLRSWDEVAAIARQLRHLEALLLSFNRLSLPSDPAAHQQAFPNLKVLTLIDCELTWTQVLRCAPMWPKLEELIVENNNITQLQRPPEGVLQGLKCLNVSKNPLDQDSLLELGALPRLEHLIVTDTGLSEVHFPDTAPGEETSVFASLEKLNLSRNNISEWSVIDELSKLPSLRRLWCQENPLASGDGNPKTANQMLIAKLPHLLVLNGSDVPPQERKGAECDYLKMFGEEWLRAAGQSQLSQEFANRHPRYRSLVDIAACQLSSLQPCRRATVGT; translated from the exons ATGGATGCGGACCAGACGGAAGCGGAGGTTCCGCACGACGCCCTGGGCCGGCGGGTGTCTTGCGGCGACCACAGGGCCACGGTCCGCTTCGTGGGCACCGTGCCGCCCACTGCGG GCGTGTGGCTGGGCGTGGAGTGGGACGATCCCCGGCGAGGGAAACACGACGGCCGCCACCGAGGCGTGCGCTACTTCACCTGCAG TCACCCGACGGGAGGCTCCTTCGTGCGGCCGTCCGTGGCGAGCTTTGGCGTGGACTTTGCGTCGGCGGTGCGGCGCCAGTACGCGACCAATGCGGCGGACGAGGAGATCAGCATCTCGGGAAGGACGTTGGAGTGGGCCGACGTCCGCGATCGCAG CTTGGaaagcctccccaccgtcctccTCTCAAACTGCCAAGTGAACGGGCCGGGAGAAGACGGGCAAGTCCTCAGAACCACACCGA ACGTGCGCTGGTTGGACCTGAGCGCCTCCCTGCTGCGCAGCTGGGACGAGGTGGCCGCCATCGCTCGACAGTTGCGACATTTAGAGGCTCTTCTGCTCAG CTTCAACAGACTGAGTTTGCCTTCTGACCCCGCGGCCCACCAGCAGGCCTTTCCTAACCTCAAAGTTCTGACTCTCATCGACTGCGAGCTCACGTGGACGCAG GTCCTGCGGTGCGCCCCTATGTGGCCGAAGCTGGAGGAGCTCATCGTGGAGAACAACAACATCACGCAGTTGCAGAG GCCCCCCGAGGGCGTCCTGCAGGGGCTCAAGTGCCTGAATGTTTCCAAAAACCCTCTGGACCAGGACAGCCTGCTGGAGCTGGGCGCTCTGCCAAG ACTGGAGCACTTAATCGTGACCGACACCGGGTTGTCCGAAGTTCACTTCCCGGATACCGCGCCAG GAGAGGAGACGTCCGTCTTTGCGTCCCTGGAGAAGCTCAACCTGAGCAGGAACAACATCTCTGAG TGGAGCGTGATCGACGAGCTGTCCAAGTTGCCGTCGTTGCGTCGTCTTTGGTGTCAAGAGAACCCGTTGGCCAGCGGCGACGGCAACCCCAAGACGGCCAACCAGATGCTCATCGCCAAGCTGCCGCACCTCCTTGTCCTCAACGGATCCGAT GTGCCCCCTCAAGAGAGGAAGGGAGCGGAGTGCGACTACCTGAAGATGTTCGGGGAGGAATGGCTGCGGGCCGCGGGGCAGAGTCAACTGAGCCAGGAGTTCGCCAATCGCCATCCTCGTTACCGCAGCCTCGTTGACA TAGCTGCCTGCCAGCTGTCTTCTCTCCAACCTTGCCGTCGGGCCACCGTTGGAACTTAG
- the ero1b gene encoding ERO1-like protein beta isoform X1: MWRVTLEAFGVLLLAFLLGNLALAWFELSKPVTEARAEPQEPQEPQEQSCFCHLTGVLDDCFCDVESIDVFNNFKLYPRIKKLTERDYFRYYKVNLKRACPFWPDDGQCAIKDCHVEPCPESQVPAGIKSGNYNKYSQAASGSDGSGGSGCEQAQELGAINSTLSNQSKEAFADWARHDDAQDHFCELDGEHACVIPAAATLLTFARVLDESSPDAEYVDLLLNPERYTGYKGPSAWRVWNSIYEENCFKPRSVYRPLNPLAPSRGDDGDGFYDWLEGLCLEKRVFYRLISGLHSSINIHLCAQYLLDEGWGRSVWGPNAEEFRWRFDRAETKGEGTRRLKNLYFLYLMELRALYKVAAYFERSVVHLYTGNGHEDAQTKELLLQVFNQIKMFPMHFDEKSMFAGREKEAKSLKEEFRLHFKNISRIMDCVGCSKCRLWGKLQTQGLGTALKILFSEKQIKNLPERSGSKGFQLTRQEVVALINGFARLSSSIYELHNFRLLLKESGR, translated from the exons ATGTGGAGAGTGACTTTGGAGGCGTTCGGCGTTCTTCTGCTGGCCTTCCTGTTGGGGAATCTCGCTTTAGCCTGGTTTGAGCTCAGCAAGCCCGTGACGGAGGCGCGCGCGGAGCCGCAAGAGCCGCAGGAGCCGCAGGAGCAGAGCTGCTTTTGCCAT CTGACGGGCGTGCTGGACGACTGTTTCTGCGATGTGGAGAGCATCGACGTCTTCAACAACTTCAAACTTTACCCTCGCATCAAGAAGCTGACGGAGCGAGACTACTTCCGCTACTATAAG GTCAACCTCAAGCGGGCGTGTCCCTTCTGGCCCGACGACGGTCAGTGCGCCATCAAAGACTGCCACGTGGAGCCCTGTCCGGAG AGTCAGGTTCCCGCCGGCATCAAGTCGGGCAATTACAACAAG TATTCGCAGGCTGCCAGCGGGAGCGACGGGAGCGGCGGGAGCGGGTGTGAGCAAGCGCAAGAGCTGGGAGCCATCAACAGCACGCTCAG CAATCAGAGCAAAGAGGCGTTTGCCGACTGGGCGCGGCACGACGACGCCCAAGACCATTTCTGCGAGTTGGACGGTGAGCATGCTTGCGTTATCCCCGCCGCAGCCACTTTGCTGACCTTTGCGCGCGTTCTAGACGAGTCGTCCCCGGACGCCGAGTACGTGGACCTGCTGCTCAACCCGGAACGTTACACGGGCTACAAAGGCCCGTCGgcgtggagggtctggaacagcATTTACGAGGAGAACTGCTTCAA GCCCAGGTCCGTGTACCGACCTCTCAACCCTTTGGCCCCCAGCAGAG GAGACGACG GCGACGGCTTCTACGACTGGCTGGAAG GATTGTGTTTGGAGAAGCGGGTTTTCTATCGCCTGATCTCGGGCCTTCACAGCAGCATCAACATCCACCTGTGCGCGCAGTACCTGCTGGACG AGGGATGGGGCAGGTCGGTGTGGGGCCCCAACGCGGAGGAGTTCCGCTGGCGTTTCGACAGGGCGGAGACCAAGGGCGAGGGGACGCGGCGCCTGAAGAACTTGTACTTCCTGTACTTGATGGAGCTACGGGCACTCTACAAGGTGGCGGCCTACTTTGAGCGCTCCGTGGTCCACTTGTACACGGGGAACGGACACGAGGACGCCCAGACCAAAGAGTTGCTCCTGCAAGTCTTCAACCAGATCAA GATGTTCCCCATGCACTTTGACGAGAAGTCCATGTTTGCCGGACGTGAGAAGGAAGCCAAAAGCCTCAAG GAGGAATTCCGTCTTCACTTCAAGAACATTTCCCGGATCATGGATTGCGTGGGCTGCAGCAAATGTCGACTGTGGGGAAAACTGCAG ACGCAAGGCCTGGGCACAGCCCTGAAGATCCTGTTCTCGGAGAAGCAGATCAAGAACCTGCCGGAACGCTCCGGTTCCAAAGGCTTCCAGCTCACTCGCCAGGAAGTCGTGGCCTTGATCAACGGCTTTGCCAG GCTGTCGTCCAGCATCTACGAGTTGCACAACTTTCGTCTGCTGCTGAAGGAGAGCGGCAGGTAA
- the ero1b gene encoding ERO1-like protein beta isoform X2, translating into MWRVTLEAFGVLLLAFLLGNLALAWFELSKPVTEARAEPQEPQEPQEQSCFCHLTGVLDDCFCDVESIDVFNNFKLYPRIKKLTERDYFRYYKVNLKRACPFWPDDGQCAIKDCHVEPCPESQVPAGIKSGNYNKYSQAASGSDGSGGSGCEQAQELGAINSTLSNQSKEAFADWARHDDAQDHFCELDDESSPDAEYVDLLLNPERYTGYKGPSAWRVWNSIYEENCFKPRSVYRPLNPLAPSRGDDGDGFYDWLEGLCLEKRVFYRLISGLHSSINIHLCAQYLLDEGWGRSVWGPNAEEFRWRFDRAETKGEGTRRLKNLYFLYLMELRALYKVAAYFERSVVHLYTGNGHEDAQTKELLLQVFNQIKMFPMHFDEKSMFAGREKEAKSLKEEFRLHFKNISRIMDCVGCSKCRLWGKLQTQGLGTALKILFSEKQIKNLPERSGSKGFQLTRQEVVALINGFARLSSSIYELHNFRLLLKESGR; encoded by the exons ATGTGGAGAGTGACTTTGGAGGCGTTCGGCGTTCTTCTGCTGGCCTTCCTGTTGGGGAATCTCGCTTTAGCCTGGTTTGAGCTCAGCAAGCCCGTGACGGAGGCGCGCGCGGAGCCGCAAGAGCCGCAGGAGCCGCAGGAGCAGAGCTGCTTTTGCCAT CTGACGGGCGTGCTGGACGACTGTTTCTGCGATGTGGAGAGCATCGACGTCTTCAACAACTTCAAACTTTACCCTCGCATCAAGAAGCTGACGGAGCGAGACTACTTCCGCTACTATAAG GTCAACCTCAAGCGGGCGTGTCCCTTCTGGCCCGACGACGGTCAGTGCGCCATCAAAGACTGCCACGTGGAGCCCTGTCCGGAG AGTCAGGTTCCCGCCGGCATCAAGTCGGGCAATTACAACAAG TATTCGCAGGCTGCCAGCGGGAGCGACGGGAGCGGCGGGAGCGGGTGTGAGCAAGCGCAAGAGCTGGGAGCCATCAACAGCACGCTCAG CAATCAGAGCAAAGAGGCGTTTGCCGACTGGGCGCGGCACGACGACGCCCAAGACCATTTCTGCGAGTTGGACG ACGAGTCGTCCCCGGACGCCGAGTACGTGGACCTGCTGCTCAACCCGGAACGTTACACGGGCTACAAAGGCCCGTCGgcgtggagggtctggaacagcATTTACGAGGAGAACTGCTTCAA GCCCAGGTCCGTGTACCGACCTCTCAACCCTTTGGCCCCCAGCAGAG GAGACGACG GCGACGGCTTCTACGACTGGCTGGAAG GATTGTGTTTGGAGAAGCGGGTTTTCTATCGCCTGATCTCGGGCCTTCACAGCAGCATCAACATCCACCTGTGCGCGCAGTACCTGCTGGACG AGGGATGGGGCAGGTCGGTGTGGGGCCCCAACGCGGAGGAGTTCCGCTGGCGTTTCGACAGGGCGGAGACCAAGGGCGAGGGGACGCGGCGCCTGAAGAACTTGTACTTCCTGTACTTGATGGAGCTACGGGCACTCTACAAGGTGGCGGCCTACTTTGAGCGCTCCGTGGTCCACTTGTACACGGGGAACGGACACGAGGACGCCCAGACCAAAGAGTTGCTCCTGCAAGTCTTCAACCAGATCAA GATGTTCCCCATGCACTTTGACGAGAAGTCCATGTTTGCCGGACGTGAGAAGGAAGCCAAAAGCCTCAAG GAGGAATTCCGTCTTCACTTCAAGAACATTTCCCGGATCATGGATTGCGTGGGCTGCAGCAAATGTCGACTGTGGGGAAAACTGCAG ACGCAAGGCCTGGGCACAGCCCTGAAGATCCTGTTCTCGGAGAAGCAGATCAAGAACCTGCCGGAACGCTCCGGTTCCAAAGGCTTCCAGCTCACTCGCCAGGAAGTCGTGGCCTTGATCAACGGCTTTGCCAG GCTGTCGTCCAGCATCTACGAGTTGCACAACTTTCGTCTGCTGCTGAAGGAGAGCGGCAGGTAA
- the ero1b gene encoding ERO1-like protein beta isoform X3: MFRCVCFFLLFFTLRALMHSQLTGVLDDCFCDVESIDVFNNFKLYPRIKKLTERDYFRYYKVNLKRACPFWPDDGQCAIKDCHVEPCPESQVPAGIKSGNYNKYSQAASGSDGSGGSGCEQAQELGAINSTLSNQSKEAFADWARHDDAQDHFCELDGEHACVIPAAATLLTFARVLDESSPDAEYVDLLLNPERYTGYKGPSAWRVWNSIYEENCFKPRSVYRPLNPLAPSRGDDGDGFYDWLEGLCLEKRVFYRLISGLHSSINIHLCAQYLLDEGWGRSVWGPNAEEFRWRFDRAETKGEGTRRLKNLYFLYLMELRALYKVAAYFERSVVHLYTGNGHEDAQTKELLLQVFNQIKMFPMHFDEKSMFAGREKEAKSLKEEFRLHFKNISRIMDCVGCSKCRLWGKLQTQGLGTALKILFSEKQIKNLPERSGSKGFQLTRQEVVALINGFARLSSSIYELHNFRLLLKESGR; this comes from the exons ATGTTCCGATGTGTTTGTTTCTTCCTGCTTTTTTTCACCCTCCGCGCTCTCATGCACTCGCAG CTGACGGGCGTGCTGGACGACTGTTTCTGCGATGTGGAGAGCATCGACGTCTTCAACAACTTCAAACTTTACCCTCGCATCAAGAAGCTGACGGAGCGAGACTACTTCCGCTACTATAAG GTCAACCTCAAGCGGGCGTGTCCCTTCTGGCCCGACGACGGTCAGTGCGCCATCAAAGACTGCCACGTGGAGCCCTGTCCGGAG AGTCAGGTTCCCGCCGGCATCAAGTCGGGCAATTACAACAAG TATTCGCAGGCTGCCAGCGGGAGCGACGGGAGCGGCGGGAGCGGGTGTGAGCAAGCGCAAGAGCTGGGAGCCATCAACAGCACGCTCAG CAATCAGAGCAAAGAGGCGTTTGCCGACTGGGCGCGGCACGACGACGCCCAAGACCATTTCTGCGAGTTGGACGGTGAGCATGCTTGCGTTATCCCCGCCGCAGCCACTTTGCTGACCTTTGCGCGCGTTCTAGACGAGTCGTCCCCGGACGCCGAGTACGTGGACCTGCTGCTCAACCCGGAACGTTACACGGGCTACAAAGGCCCGTCGgcgtggagggtctggaacagcATTTACGAGGAGAACTGCTTCAA GCCCAGGTCCGTGTACCGACCTCTCAACCCTTTGGCCCCCAGCAGAG GAGACGACG GCGACGGCTTCTACGACTGGCTGGAAG GATTGTGTTTGGAGAAGCGGGTTTTCTATCGCCTGATCTCGGGCCTTCACAGCAGCATCAACATCCACCTGTGCGCGCAGTACCTGCTGGACG AGGGATGGGGCAGGTCGGTGTGGGGCCCCAACGCGGAGGAGTTCCGCTGGCGTTTCGACAGGGCGGAGACCAAGGGCGAGGGGACGCGGCGCCTGAAGAACTTGTACTTCCTGTACTTGATGGAGCTACGGGCACTCTACAAGGTGGCGGCCTACTTTGAGCGCTCCGTGGTCCACTTGTACACGGGGAACGGACACGAGGACGCCCAGACCAAAGAGTTGCTCCTGCAAGTCTTCAACCAGATCAA GATGTTCCCCATGCACTTTGACGAGAAGTCCATGTTTGCCGGACGTGAGAAGGAAGCCAAAAGCCTCAAG GAGGAATTCCGTCTTCACTTCAAGAACATTTCCCGGATCATGGATTGCGTGGGCTGCAGCAAATGTCGACTGTGGGGAAAACTGCAG ACGCAAGGCCTGGGCACAGCCCTGAAGATCCTGTTCTCGGAGAAGCAGATCAAGAACCTGCCGGAACGCTCCGGTTCCAAAGGCTTCCAGCTCACTCGCCAGGAAGTCGTGGCCTTGATCAACGGCTTTGCCAG GCTGTCGTCCAGCATCTACGAGTTGCACAACTTTCGTCTGCTGCTGAAGGAGAGCGGCAGGTAA